A stretch of Crossiella cryophila DNA encodes these proteins:
- a CDS encoding antibiotic biosynthesis monooxygenase family protein, whose product MAVVKINAIEVPDGSGAELEKRFAARLGAVEGEPGFLGFEMLRPKAGEERYFIYTRWETEEHFQAWLNGSAKAAHSGERAKPVGTGSSLLEFEVVLSAGPRVQD is encoded by the coding sequence ATGGCCGTTGTGAAGATCAATGCGATCGAGGTACCCGATGGCTCCGGCGCGGAGCTGGAGAAGCGGTTCGCCGCGCGTCTGGGCGCGGTGGAGGGCGAGCCGGGTTTCCTCGGTTTTGAGATGCTCCGCCCGAAGGCGGGCGAGGAGCGCTACTTCATCTACACCCGCTGGGAGACCGAGGAGCACTTCCAGGCCTGGCTGAACGGCTCGGCCAAGGCCGCGCACTCCGGTGAGCGGGCCAAGCCGGTCGGCACCGGGTCCAGCCTGCTGGAGTTCGAGGTCGTGCTCAGTGCCGGACCCCGCGTCCAGGACTGA
- a CDS encoding FecCD family ABC transporter permease, which translates to MTRAAIAPGSAVPAPVRRRRRVLGILLLAIALVLALVASVAIGAKPVPLGDVWHALTAPTGSENDLIVNSLRIPRTILGLLVGLALGIGGALLQGHTRNPLADPGLLGVNQGAAFAVVLAIFTFGFTDLFSFVWFGFAGALLATVIVFAIGSAGTTGRGGPTPVTLALSGAAVSAFLYALSSALILLDAQSLETFRFWRSGSLAGRDPEIILQVLPFLLAGLVLALANAPGLNAVSLGEDVARSLGQRIWLTRALGIAAVTLLTGASVAACGPIGFVGLIVPHIARAITGPDYRWLLPYAGLIGAVLVLASDVLGRVLARPGELQVGIMLALVGSPFFVVLVRRRKLVSL; encoded by the coding sequence ATGACCCGTGCCGCGATCGCGCCCGGGTCCGCCGTTCCGGCCCCGGTCCGCCGACGCCGTCGTGTGCTCGGCATCCTGCTGCTCGCCATCGCGCTGGTGCTCGCACTGGTGGCCAGTGTGGCCATCGGCGCCAAGCCGGTCCCGCTGGGCGACGTCTGGCACGCGCTGACCGCCCCGACGGGCAGTGAGAACGACCTGATCGTGAACTCGCTGCGGATCCCTCGGACCATCCTCGGCCTGCTGGTCGGCCTGGCGCTGGGCATCGGCGGCGCGCTGCTGCAGGGCCACACCCGCAACCCGCTGGCCGATCCCGGCCTGCTCGGGGTCAACCAGGGCGCGGCCTTCGCGGTGGTGCTGGCCATCTTCACCTTCGGCTTCACCGACCTGTTCAGCTTCGTCTGGTTCGGCTTCGCCGGCGCGCTGCTGGCCACCGTGATCGTCTTCGCCATCGGCTCGGCGGGCACCACCGGCCGCGGCGGGCCGACCCCGGTGACGCTGGCCCTGTCCGGCGCGGCCGTGTCGGCCTTCCTGTACGCGCTCAGCTCGGCGCTGATCCTGCTGGACGCGCAGAGCCTGGAGACCTTCCGGTTCTGGCGCAGCGGATCACTGGCAGGCCGCGATCCGGAGATCATCCTGCAGGTGCTGCCGTTCCTGCTGGCCGGACTGGTGCTGGCACTGGCCAACGCACCCGGCCTGAACGCGGTCTCCCTCGGCGAGGACGTGGCCCGCTCGCTCGGCCAGCGGATCTGGCTGACCAGGGCGCTGGGCATCGCCGCGGTGACCCTGCTGACCGGGGCCTCGGTGGCCGCCTGCGGGCCGATCGGCTTCGTCGGGCTGATCGTGCCGCACATCGCCAGGGCCATCACCGGCCCGGACTACCGCTGGCTGCTGCCCTACGCCGGACTGATCGGCGCGGTGCTGGTGCTGGCCTCCGACGTGCTCGGCCGGGTGCTCGCCCGGCCAGGTGAGCTGCAGGTCGGCATCATGCTGGCGCTGGTCGGCTCGCCGTTCTTCGTGGTGCTGGTGCGCCGCCGGAAGCTGGTGAGCCTGTGA
- a CDS encoding ATP-dependent Clp protease ATP-binding subunit has protein sequence MFERFTDRARRVVVLAQEEARMLNHNYIGTEHILLGLIHEGEGVAAKALESLGIALEGVRQQVEEIIGQGQQAPSGHIPFTPRAKKVLELSLREALQLGHNYIGTEHILLGLIREGEGVAAQVLVKLGADLNRVRQQVLQLLSGYQGKEPAESGGRGEGTPSSSLVLDQFGRNLTSSAREGKLDPVIGREKEIERVMQVLSRRTKNNPVLIGEPGVGKTAVVEGLAQRIVKGEVPETLKDKQLYTLDLGSLVAGSRYRGDFEERLKKVLKEIRTRGDIILFIDEIHTLVGAGAAEGAIDAASILKPMLARGELQTIGATTLDEYRKHVEKDPALERRFQPIQVGEPSLEHTIEILKGLRDRYEAHHRVSITDSALVAAATLADRYINDRFLPDKAIDLIDEAGARMRIRRMTAPPDLREFDEKIADVRRDKESAIDAQDFERAAKLRDAEKQLLGQKAEREKQWKAGDLDVVAEVDEEQIAEVLANWTGIPVFKLTEEETSRLLRMEDELHKRIIGQFEAVKSVSQAIRRTRAGLKDPKRPSGSFIFAGPSGVGKTELSKALAEFLFGEDDALIQIDMGEFHDRYTASRLFGAPPGYVGYEEGGQLTEKVRRKPFSVVLFDEIEKAHQEVYNTLLQVLEDGRLTDGQGRTVDFKNTVIIFTSNLGTQDISKAVGLGFTAKTGEGSNYDRMKQKVNDELKKHFRPEFLNRIDDIIVFHQLTEEQIIRMVDLMINRVETQLRNKDMSLELTPNAKKLLAKRGFDPVLGARPLRRTIQREIEDQLSEKILFGEIQPGQIIICDVEGWDGEGPDDKVKFVFRGEAKPTRVPDAPPVDLAGPAGGDEPEAGTGTNG, from the coding sequence ATGTTCGAAAGGTTTACCGACCGCGCGAGGCGGGTGGTTGTCCTGGCCCAGGAGGAAGCCAGGATGTTGAACCACAACTACATTGGCACCGAGCACATCCTTCTGGGCTTGATCCACGAAGGTGAGGGTGTCGCCGCCAAGGCGCTGGAGTCGCTGGGCATCGCCCTTGAGGGCGTGCGCCAGCAGGTCGAAGAGATCATCGGTCAGGGCCAGCAGGCGCCGAGCGGGCACATCCCGTTCACGCCGAGGGCGAAGAAGGTCCTCGAGCTGTCCCTGCGGGAGGCTCTTCAGCTCGGCCACAACTACATCGGCACCGAGCACATCCTGCTCGGCCTGATCCGCGAGGGCGAGGGCGTGGCCGCCCAGGTCCTGGTGAAGCTGGGCGCCGACCTGAACCGGGTGCGGCAGCAGGTGCTGCAGCTGCTCTCCGGCTACCAGGGCAAGGAACCCGCCGAGTCCGGTGGCAGGGGCGAGGGCACTCCCTCCTCCTCGCTGGTGCTCGACCAGTTCGGCCGCAATCTCACCTCCTCCGCCCGCGAGGGCAAGCTCGACCCGGTCATCGGGCGCGAGAAGGAGATCGAGCGGGTCATGCAGGTGCTGTCCCGGCGCACCAAGAACAACCCGGTGCTCATCGGTGAGCCCGGCGTCGGCAAGACCGCGGTCGTGGAGGGCCTTGCCCAGCGGATCGTCAAGGGCGAGGTGCCCGAGACGCTCAAGGACAAGCAGCTCTACACCCTCGACCTCGGCTCGCTGGTGGCCGGTTCCCGCTACCGCGGTGACTTCGAGGAGCGCCTGAAGAAGGTGCTCAAGGAGATCCGCACCCGCGGCGACATCATCCTGTTCATCGACGAGATCCACACCCTGGTCGGCGCGGGCGCCGCTGAGGGCGCGATCGACGCCGCCAGCATCCTGAAGCCGATGCTCGCCCGAGGTGAGCTGCAGACCATCGGCGCCACCACGCTGGACGAGTACCGCAAGCACGTCGAGAAGGACCCCGCGCTGGAGCGCCGCTTCCAGCCGATCCAGGTCGGCGAGCCCTCGCTCGAGCACACCATCGAGATCCTCAAGGGTCTCCGCGACCGGTACGAGGCGCACCACCGGGTCTCGATCACCGACTCCGCGCTGGTCGCCGCCGCCACCCTGGCCGACCGGTACATCAACGACCGCTTCCTGCCGGACAAGGCGATCGACCTGATCGACGAGGCCGGCGCCCGGATGCGCATCCGCCGGATGACCGCGCCGCCGGACCTGCGCGAGTTCGACGAGAAGATCGCCGACGTGCGCCGGGACAAGGAATCCGCGATCGACGCGCAGGACTTCGAGCGCGCGGCCAAGCTCCGGGACGCGGAGAAGCAGCTGCTGGGCCAGAAGGCCGAGCGGGAGAAGCAGTGGAAGGCCGGTGACCTCGACGTCGTCGCCGAGGTCGACGAGGAGCAGATCGCCGAAGTGCTGGCGAACTGGACCGGCATCCCCGTCTTCAAGCTCACCGAGGAGGAGACCTCGCGTCTGCTCCGGATGGAAGACGAGCTGCACAAGCGGATCATCGGCCAGTTCGAGGCGGTCAAGTCCGTCTCGCAGGCGATCCGCCGTACCCGCGCCGGTCTGAAGGACCCGAAGCGCCCCTCCGGCTCGTTCATCTTCGCCGGCCCGTCCGGTGTGGGTAAGACCGAGCTGTCCAAGGCGCTGGCCGAGTTCCTCTTCGGCGAGGACGACGCGCTCATCCAGATCGACATGGGCGAGTTCCACGACCGCTACACCGCCTCGCGGCTCTTCGGCGCGCCCCCCGGGTACGTCGGCTACGAGGAGGGCGGTCAGCTCACCGAGAAGGTGCGGCGCAAGCCGTTCTCCGTGGTGCTCTTCGACGAGATCGAGAAGGCGCACCAGGAGGTCTACAACACGCTGCTCCAGGTGCTCGAGGACGGCCGCCTGACCGATGGTCAGGGCCGCACGGTGGACTTCAAGAACACCGTGATCATCTTCACCTCGAACCTCGGCACCCAGGACATCTCCAAGGCCGTCGGCCTCGGCTTCACCGCGAAGACCGGTGAGGGGTCGAACTACGACCGGATGAAGCAGAAGGTCAACGACGAGCTGAAGAAGCACTTCCGCCCCGAGTTCCTCAACCGGATCGACGACATCATCGTCTTCCACCAGCTCACCGAGGAACAGATCATCCGCATGGTCGACCTGATGATCAACCGGGTGGAAACCCAGCTCCGCAACAAGGACATGTCGCTGGAGCTGACCCCGAACGCGAAGAAGCTGCTGGCCAAGCGCGGGTTCGACCCGGTGCTGGGTGCGCGGCCGCTGCGCCGGACGATCCAGCGGGAGATCGAGGACCAGCTCTCGGAGAAGATCCTCTTCGGCGAGATCCAGCCTGGGCAGATCATCATCTGCGATGTCGAGGGCTGGGACGGCGAGGGTCCGGACGACAAGGTGAAGTTCGTCTTCCGCGGTGAGGCCAAGCCGACCCGCGTGCCGGACGCTCCGCCCGTCGACCTGGCCGGTCCGGCCGGCGGTGACGAGCCCGAGGCGGGCACCGGCACCAACGGCTGA
- a CDS encoding ABC transporter ATP-binding protein, producing MTALPTAAPAIRLAASELTLAYGDNVVVDGLDFEVLDGTVTAVIGPNGCGKSTLLRALGRLINPQRGHVLLDGKRIDKTPTREVAKVLGVLPQTPTAPEGLTVADLVARGRHPHQSWYRQWSSDDEDTVAEALRMTGMLEFAERTLDQLSGGQRQRAWISMALAQGTDLLLLDEPTTYLDLAHQVDVLDLVQRLHTEAGRTVIMVLHDLNLAARYADRLVAMRAGKIVAQGPSAEVLTEDLLREVFELDAKVIQDPIAGTPLVVPVGSRHKI from the coding sequence ATGACCGCGCTGCCCACAGCCGCCCCAGCGATCCGCCTGGCCGCCAGCGAGCTGACCCTGGCCTACGGCGACAACGTGGTCGTCGACGGACTGGACTTCGAGGTGCTCGACGGCACCGTCACCGCGGTGATCGGCCCCAACGGCTGCGGCAAGTCCACCCTGCTGCGTGCGCTGGGCAGGCTGATCAACCCGCAGCGCGGGCACGTGCTGCTGGACGGCAAGCGGATCGACAAGACCCCGACCCGCGAGGTCGCCAAGGTGCTCGGCGTGCTGCCGCAGACCCCGACCGCGCCGGAGGGCCTCACCGTCGCCGACCTGGTCGCCCGTGGCCGGCACCCGCACCAGTCCTGGTACCGGCAGTGGTCGAGCGATGACGAGGACACCGTGGCCGAGGCGCTGCGGATGACCGGCATGCTGGAGTTCGCCGAGCGCACCCTTGACCAGCTCTCCGGCGGTCAGCGCCAGCGCGCCTGGATCTCCATGGCCCTGGCCCAGGGCACCGACCTGCTGCTGCTGGACGAGCCGACCACCTACCTGGACCTGGCCCACCAGGTCGACGTGCTGGACCTGGTCCAGCGGCTGCACACCGAGGCGGGCCGCACCGTGATCATGGTGCTGCACGACCTGAACCTGGCCGCCCGCTACGCCGACCGCCTGGTCGCCATGCGCGCGGGCAAGATCGTCGCCCAGGGCCCGTCCGCCGAGGTGCTCACCGAGGACCTGCTGCGCGAGGTCTTCGAGCTGGACGCCAAGGTCATCCAGGACCCGATCGCGGGCACCCCGCTGGTGGTGCCGGTGGGCAGCAGGCACAAGATCTGA
- a CDS encoding (2Fe-2S)-binding protein, with amino-acid sequence MTVRLARSALADSLASADTSRGHVTVRFGTPDDSWRNCAGLLADPAAFDRWRKDLAEWLNDRHDGNIPERTTAGYVLAWYLQIPAYLGAILFHTARRVPWLRPADLAFRLSGDRPHPDGIALLSAGFVCLPDDPAVGTPEATVVRDEAALAGVLRARYAGHAGEFVAAYGPTVRLGRHMLWGAATDALDSALWNTGRMFGDEGAGVAQAALVLPARIEPFTSASRLYPVHGEGRTVWTRRRESCCFHFALDGGTPCVTCPRVSAAEREQRVLEQS; translated from the coding sequence GTGACCGTCCGTCTGGCGCGCAGCGCCCTGGCCGACTCACTGGCCAGCGCCGACACCTCGCGCGGACATGTGACCGTGCGCTTCGGGACCCCCGACGACTCCTGGCGGAACTGCGCCGGGCTGCTGGCCGATCCGGCCGCCTTCGACCGCTGGCGCAAGGACCTCGCCGAATGGCTCAACGACCGGCACGACGGAAATATTCCGGAACGCACCACCGCCGGTTACGTGCTGGCCTGGTACCTGCAGATCCCGGCCTACCTGGGCGCGATCCTGTTCCACACCGCCCGCCGGGTGCCGTGGCTGCGGCCTGCCGATCTTGCTTTCCGCCTTTCGGGTGATCGTCCGCACCCCGATGGGATCGCCCTGCTTTCTGCCGGTTTCGTCTGCCTGCCGGACGACCCGGCAGTGGGCACGCCGGAGGCCACCGTGGTCAGGGACGAGGCCGCGCTGGCCGGGGTGCTGCGGGCGCGCTACGCCGGACACGCCGGTGAGTTCGTCGCCGCCTACGGCCCGACCGTCCGGCTGGGCAGGCACATGCTCTGGGGCGCGGCCACCGACGCACTGGACAGCGCGCTGTGGAACACCGGCCGGATGTTCGGCGACGAGGGCGCGGGCGTGGCCCAGGCCGCGCTGGTGCTGCCGGCGCGGATCGAGCCGTTCACCTCGGCCTCCCGGCTCTACCCGGTGCACGGCGAGGGCAGGACGGTGTGGACCCGGCGCCGGGAGAGCTGCTGCTTCCACTTCGCCCTCGACGGCGGCACCCCCTGCGTGACCTGCCCCCGGGTCTCCGCGGCCGAGCGGGAGCAGCGGGTGCTGGAGCAGTCCTGA
- a CDS encoding FecCD family ABC transporter permease codes for MTAKTEARVPGRPALRLAGASWTLRLRAVAVPVLGLAVLVFVLALNLTLGDFPISLGEVFAALLGGGDEAHRFILYDLRLPRALTGALVGAALGLAGAITQAIARNPLASPDLLGVSAGAGAGAVFVVMFGGSAGGLSGYLAAVGLPIAALIGGLLAAAVVYLLAWRRGIEGFRLVLVGIGVHAVLSNVTFWLLTLSDVADAGRAMVWLTGSLNARGWDHVLPVGIALAVLVPLTLFGARTLGALQFTDDTVRGLGVRVELSRSLLVLAAVGLAAVATASAGPIEFVALAVPQIALRLTGLAQPPLLASAVLGAALTVTADVLARTAFGSVELPVGIVTAILGAPYLVFLLVRRYREVRG; via the coding sequence GTGACCGCCAAGACCGAGGCCAGGGTGCCCGGCAGGCCCGCACTGCGCCTGGCCGGGGCCTCCTGGACGCTGCGGCTGCGGGCCGTCGCGGTGCCGGTGCTCGGCCTGGCCGTGCTGGTGTTCGTGCTGGCGCTGAACCTGACCCTCGGCGATTTCCCGATCAGCCTCGGCGAGGTCTTCGCCGCGCTGCTCGGCGGCGGGGACGAGGCGCACCGGTTCATCCTCTACGACCTGCGGCTGCCCCGGGCGCTGACCGGCGCGCTGGTCGGCGCCGCGCTCGGCCTGGCAGGCGCGATCACCCAGGCCATCGCACGCAACCCGCTGGCCAGCCCGGACCTGCTCGGCGTGAGCGCGGGGGCTGGCGCGGGCGCGGTGTTCGTGGTGATGTTCGGCGGCAGCGCCGGCGGGCTCAGCGGCTACCTGGCCGCGGTCGGCCTGCCGATCGCCGCGCTGATCGGCGGCCTGCTCGCGGCCGCCGTGGTCTACCTGCTGGCCTGGCGGCGCGGCATCGAGGGCTTCCGGCTGGTGCTGGTCGGCATCGGCGTGCACGCGGTGCTGTCCAACGTGACCTTCTGGCTGCTCACCCTCTCCGACGTGGCCGACGCCGGCCGGGCCATGGTCTGGCTGACCGGCAGCCTCAACGCCCGCGGCTGGGACCACGTGCTGCCGGTGGGCATCGCGCTGGCCGTGCTGGTCCCGCTCACCCTCTTCGGCGCGCGCACCCTCGGCGCGCTGCAGTTCACCGACGACACCGTGCGCGGACTCGGCGTGCGGGTCGAGCTGAGCCGTTCGCTGCTGGTGCTGGCCGCGGTCGGCCTGGCCGCGGTGGCCACCGCCTCGGCCGGTCCGATCGAGTTCGTCGCACTGGCCGTGCCGCAGATCGCGCTGCGGCTGACCGGCCTGGCCCAGCCGCCGCTGCTGGCCAGCGCGGTGCTCGGGGCCGCGCTCACCGTCACCGCCGACGTGCTGGCCCGCACCGCCTTCGGCTCGGTCGAACTGCCGGTCGGGATCGTCACCGCGATCCTCGGCGCTCCCTACCTGGTGTTCCTGCTCGTCCGACGTTATCGGGAGGTACGCGGATGA
- a CDS encoding alpha/beta fold hydrolase yields the protein MRDGVVDFGGEGPGILLLHGLMGRASTWWSTAQWLRRYGRVVGLDARAHGRATRDKPWRTETFADDAAARIRELELGPAIVIGHSMGGLHAWALAARHPELVRAVVSEDMAPDQRGKSVEDWRDWFAAWPVPFPSLAAVRAFFGADRTEVGDYFIECVEETPDGYRLTADLEDLYEIAAEWGEREYWSFVEAVRCPLLAIEAGYSGMPPGQIVEVARRAQDGRYFLAEGAGHVVHYEAPELYRGAVEAFLSEVLGR from the coding sequence ATGCGTGACGGAGTGGTCGACTTCGGTGGCGAGGGACCGGGAATCCTGTTGCTGCACGGGCTGATGGGCCGGGCCAGCACCTGGTGGTCCACCGCCCAGTGGCTGCGCCGCTACGGCCGGGTGGTCGGCCTGGACGCCCGCGCGCACGGCCGCGCCACCAGGGACAAACCCTGGCGCACCGAGACCTTCGCCGACGACGCGGCCGCGCGGATCCGCGAGCTGGAACTGGGGCCCGCGATCGTGATCGGCCACTCCATGGGCGGCCTGCACGCCTGGGCGCTGGCCGCCCGGCATCCGGAGCTGGTGCGCGCGGTGGTCTCCGAGGACATGGCCCCGGACCAGCGCGGCAAGAGCGTCGAGGACTGGCGGGACTGGTTCGCGGCCTGGCCGGTGCCGTTCCCGTCGCTGGCCGCGGTGCGCGCGTTCTTCGGCGCGGACCGGACCGAGGTCGGCGACTACTTCATCGAATGCGTCGAGGAGACCCCGGACGGCTACCGGCTCACCGCGGACCTGGAGGACCTCTACGAGATCGCCGCCGAATGGGGCGAGCGCGAGTACTGGTCCTTCGTCGAGGCGGTGCGCTGCCCGCTGCTGGCCATCGAGGCCGGGTACTCGGGCATGCCGCCCGGCCAGATCGTCGAGGTGGCCCGCCGGGCCCAGGACGGCCGCTACTTCCTGGCCGAGGGCGCCGGGCACGTCGTGCACTACGA
- a CDS encoding endonuclease/exonuclease/phosphatase family protein has protein sequence MIRHSGGVSYPRIEADTTPLTARPTSPRPPEPPEPKRRRRGGKFAGVTLLLLALPVIALTGLRAVGFDQQKHAAAAIALTPYALPAAALLAVLTLLFRRWLLAIVLVLCTALLAFIVLPRAFVKARPIAVGAQVRVLSVNLLFGRADPAFVVNLVRDTKADVLSLQELTPESVTALERAGLNQELPFRVLEPADGAAGTGIASRHPLTRIVLGRPPAPGAFAQPAALVNLPGPRSLEIMAVHPRIPVGPEGAEPWLRDLGTLPEPRTEGPARVLAGDFNATLDHSPLRRLLGQGYLDAADQAGAGLTPTWPGVGAGLIPPPVTLDHVLVDKRCPVDRFDVFEIPGSDHRSILATITVPSAGP, from the coding sequence ATGATCAGGCACTCTGGTGGGGTGAGCTATCCGCGGATCGAGGCAGACACGACGCCGTTGACTGCTCGGCCCACATCGCCCCGGCCGCCGGAGCCACCGGAGCCGAAGCGGCGGCGGCGCGGCGGGAAGTTCGCCGGGGTGACGCTGTTGCTGCTGGCCCTGCCGGTCATCGCGCTCACCGGGCTGCGCGCGGTCGGCTTCGACCAGCAGAAGCACGCGGCCGCCGCGATCGCGCTGACCCCGTACGCGCTGCCGGCCGCGGCCCTGCTCGCGGTGCTCACCCTGTTGTTCCGGCGCTGGCTGCTGGCCATCGTGCTGGTGCTGTGCACGGCGCTGCTGGCCTTCATCGTGCTGCCGAGGGCGTTCGTGAAGGCGCGGCCGATCGCGGTCGGCGCGCAGGTCAGGGTGCTCTCGGTGAACCTGCTCTTCGGCCGGGCCGATCCGGCGTTCGTGGTGAACCTGGTGCGCGACACCAAGGCCGACGTGCTCAGCCTGCAGGAACTCACCCCGGAGTCGGTGACCGCGCTGGAGCGGGCCGGACTCAACCAGGAGCTGCCGTTCCGGGTGCTGGAACCGGCCGACGGGGCCGCGGGCACCGGCATCGCCTCCCGGCATCCGCTGACCCGGATCGTGCTCGGCCGCCCGCCGGCGCCCGGCGCGTTCGCCCAGCCGGCCGCGCTGGTCAACCTGCCGGGCCCGCGCAGCCTGGAGATCATGGCGGTGCACCCGCGCATCCCGGTCGGCCCCGAGGGCGCCGAGCCGTGGCTGCGGGACCTGGGCACGCTGCCCGAACCGCGTACCGAGGGCCCGGCCAGGGTGCTGGCCGGGGACTTCAACGCCACCCTCGACCACTCGCCACTGCGCCGCCTGCTCGGCCAGGGCTACCTGGACGCCGCCGACCAGGCGGGCGCCGGACTCACCCCGACCTGGCCGGGCGTCGGCGCCGGGCTGATCCCGCCGCCGGTGACCCTGGACCACGTGCTGGTGGACAAGCGCTGCCCGGTGGACCGCTTCGACGTCTTCGAGATCCCGGGCAGCGACCACCGCTCGATCCTGGCCACCATCACCGTGCCCAGCGCCGGTCCCTAG
- a CDS encoding SIR2 family NAD-dependent protein deacylase, with the protein MPDPASRTDLTRAAELLRGADALLVCAGAGMGVDSGLPDFRGDAGFWRAYPPYAALGLRFEQLADPVHFAEDPALAWGFYGHRIALYRATVPHAGFALLRKWGARLPRGQWVFTSNVDGQFQLAGFEQVAECHGSIHWLQCAGGCSDDIWPATDLQVEVDPDTMRAVGELPGCPGCGGLARPNILMFGDYDWVGGRSQAQLEDYTRWRRELRGANLVVIEIGAGQAVPTVRRQAELASAAGGGLIRINPREPEIRHGRGVSLPLTCLDALQQLDGLI; encoded by the coding sequence GTGCCGGACCCCGCGTCCAGGACTGATCTCACCCGCGCCGCGGAGCTGCTGCGCGGTGCGGACGCGCTGCTGGTGTGCGCGGGCGCGGGCATGGGTGTGGACAGCGGCCTGCCGGACTTCCGCGGGGACGCGGGCTTCTGGCGGGCCTACCCGCCCTATGCCGCGCTCGGCCTGCGCTTCGAGCAGCTGGCCGATCCGGTGCACTTCGCCGAGGACCCGGCGCTGGCCTGGGGTTTCTACGGGCACCGGATCGCGCTGTACCGGGCCACCGTGCCGCACGCCGGATTCGCGCTGCTGCGGAAGTGGGGTGCGCGGCTGCCGCGCGGGCAGTGGGTGTTCACCTCCAACGTGGACGGCCAGTTCCAGCTGGCCGGGTTCGAGCAGGTGGCCGAATGCCACGGCTCGATCCACTGGCTGCAATGCGCAGGCGGCTGCTCGGATGACATCTGGCCGGCCACGGACCTCCAGGTCGAGGTCGATCCGGACACCATGCGGGCCGTCGGCGAGCTGCCGGGCTGTCCCGGCTGTGGTGGGCTGGCCCGGCCGAACATCCTGATGTTCGGCGACTACGACTGGGTCGGCGGGCGCAGCCAGGCCCAGCTCGAGGACTACACCCGCTGGCGGCGGGAACTGCGTGGCGCGAACCTGGTGGTGATCGAGATCGGCGCGGGCCAGGCCGTGCCCACCGTGCGGCGGCAGGCCGAACTGGCCAGCGCGGCGGGCGGCGGGCTGATCCGGATCAACCCTCGGGAGCCGGAGATCCGGCACGGGCGCGGTGTTTCGCTGCCGCTGACCTGCCTGGACGCCTTGCAGCAGTTGGACGGGCTGATCTAG